From a single Scylla paramamosain isolate STU-SP2022 chromosome 28, ASM3559412v1, whole genome shotgun sequence genomic region:
- the LOC135114984 gene encoding uncharacterized protein LOC135114984 isoform X1: protein MRRHKVPVMVMVVVTAGTFTLVLLSPPRPSAPAHAVLLPQEPPAPSRRHVPHCQAMFTVNKSSPDTWWDSDVPYEELASRLPLLLGDIKSEGSPENKSAPLFLGTRLELMGGTVPYIPCLVQEYRVKDAGRCVAVRAAKGASTWIAFVGDSNQRQKIHSFLDFLPPDLAYSFYLGDKQVSLQVFTDAVSHHKKRPPVFEIVGRPLPPPPTSTSTPPPPLYPTRSLGHRYSISPSGGDEVLRYKNDSNGGQKESHASQVTLLEGKSQPQEPYVFRVTVLWYPGTNDAVQSSSFSRKLVVARLQEWLNMNTLPAAVVVGFGTWMLADRKSTDELWPFTELEEAALALEDTLTRLAVRTSLLYWVQSRYRWFNTGGHGPSADMKEGKFKYWDTFMYLNQFHDSLPLLDTWLWRIMKKTGAWLWDSTLPFNLANLRECQQLSKAKMYYHPLYTGRWWNCFDVHHASYETNSVEIQMLLNLLCNAHLNTPAHYCCST from the exons ATGCGACGACACAAAGTcccggtgatggtgatggttgtggtgaccGCAGGGACCTTTACTTTGgtgcttctttctcctcctcgtccctccgcCCCTGCCCACGCCGTGTTGCTGCCCCAAGAGCCTCCAGCCCCATCTCGGCGCCACGTCCCGCACTGCCAGGCCATGTTTACTGTCAATAAGAGTTCCCCGGACACTTGGTGGGACTCGG aCGTGCCGTATGAAGAATTAGCGAGtcgtcttccccttctcctGGGTGACATAAAGTCGGAGGGCTCACCGGAAAACAAGTCAGCGCCACTGTTCCTCGGCACTCGGCTGGAGTTGATGGGGGGTACCGTGCCCTATATTCCTTGTCTG GTGCAGGAGTATCGGGTGAAGGATGCAGGTCGCTGCGTGGCGGTGCGGGCGGCAAAGGGCGCCTCCACCTGGATTGCCTTCGTCGGAGATTCGAATCAGCGACAGAAGATTCACTCCTTCCTTGACTTCCTGCCGCCGGACCTCGCCTATTCCTTCTATTTGGGGGATAAAcaa GTGAGCCTCCAGGTGTTCACGGACGCCGTCTCCCACCACAAGAAACGTCCGCCAGTGTTTGAAATTGTTGgtcgaccactaccaccaccacctacttctacgtctactcctcctcctcctctctaccctACGAGATCGTTAGGCCACCGCTACAGTATCTCTCCGTCTG GGGGAGATGAAGTGCTACGATATAAAAATGACAGCAACGGAGGACAGAAGGAATCTCATGCTTCTCAGGTGACGCTACTTGAAGGGAAATCACAGCCACAAGAACCATATGTTTTCAGAGTGACAGTGTTGTGGTATCCTGGAACAAACGATGCTGTTCAgtcatcctccttctcccgcAAGTTAGTAGTGGCAAGACTGCAGGAGTGGCTGAATATGAACACCCTTCCCGCTGCAGTAGTTGTTG GGTTCGGCACGTGGATGCTGGCCGATCGCAAGTCCACGGATGAGCTGTGGCCCTTTACAGAGCTGGAGGAAGCTGCTCTTGCCCTGGAGGACACCCTCACTCGCCTCGCTGTCAGGACCTCTCTGCTTTATTGGGTGCAGAGTAG ATACCGCTGGTTCAACACAGGTGGTCATGGACCATCGGCGGACATGAAGGAGGGGAAGTTCAAGTATTGGGACACGTTTATGTATCTCAACCAGTTCCATGACTCCTTGCCTCTGCTAGACACCTGGCTGTGGCGCATaatgaa GAAAACGGGTGCCTGGCTCTGGGATTCCACTCTGCCCTTCAACCTTGCCAACCTGCGGGAATGTCAGCAGCTTAGCAAGGCCAAGATGTACTACCATCCTCTTTACACAG GTCGGTGGTGGAACTGTTTTGACGTACATCATGCCTCTTATGAGACCAACAGTGTAGAGATACAGATGCTGCTGAACCTGCTGTGTAATGCCCACCTCAACACCCCTGCCCACTACTGCTGCTCCACATGA
- the LOC135114984 gene encoding uncharacterized protein LOC135114984 isoform X2 — translation MRRHKVPVMVMVVVTAGTFTLVLLSPPRPSAPAHAVLLPQEPPAPSRRHVPHCQAMFTVNKSSPDTWWDSDVPYEELASRLPLLLGDIKSEGSPENKSAPLFLGTRLELMGGTVPYIPCLVQEYRVKDAGRCVAVRAAKGASTWIAFVGDSNQRQKIHSFLDFLPPDLAYSFYLGDKQVSLQVFTDAVSHHKKRPPVFEIVGRPLPPPPTSTSTPPPPLYPTRSLGHRYSISPSGGDEVLRYKNDSNGGQKESHASQVTLLEGKSQPQEPYVFRVTVLWYPGTNDAVQSSSFSRKLVVARLQEWLNMNTLPAAVVVGFGTWMLADRKSTDELWPFTELEEAALALEDTLTRLAVRTSLLYWVQSRYRWFNTGGHGPSADMKEGKFKYWDTFMYLNQFHDSLPLLDTWLWRIMNTLDDLESWPVSQENGCLALGFHSALQPCQPAGMSAA, via the exons ATGCGACGACACAAAGTcccggtgatggtgatggttgtggtgaccGCAGGGACCTTTACTTTGgtgcttctttctcctcctcgtccctccgcCCCTGCCCACGCCGTGTTGCTGCCCCAAGAGCCTCCAGCCCCATCTCGGCGCCACGTCCCGCACTGCCAGGCCATGTTTACTGTCAATAAGAGTTCCCCGGACACTTGGTGGGACTCGG aCGTGCCGTATGAAGAATTAGCGAGtcgtcttccccttctcctGGGTGACATAAAGTCGGAGGGCTCACCGGAAAACAAGTCAGCGCCACTGTTCCTCGGCACTCGGCTGGAGTTGATGGGGGGTACCGTGCCCTATATTCCTTGTCTG GTGCAGGAGTATCGGGTGAAGGATGCAGGTCGCTGCGTGGCGGTGCGGGCGGCAAAGGGCGCCTCCACCTGGATTGCCTTCGTCGGAGATTCGAATCAGCGACAGAAGATTCACTCCTTCCTTGACTTCCTGCCGCCGGACCTCGCCTATTCCTTCTATTTGGGGGATAAAcaa GTGAGCCTCCAGGTGTTCACGGACGCCGTCTCCCACCACAAGAAACGTCCGCCAGTGTTTGAAATTGTTGgtcgaccactaccaccaccacctacttctacgtctactcctcctcctcctctctaccctACGAGATCGTTAGGCCACCGCTACAGTATCTCTCCGTCTG GGGGAGATGAAGTGCTACGATATAAAAATGACAGCAACGGAGGACAGAAGGAATCTCATGCTTCTCAGGTGACGCTACTTGAAGGGAAATCACAGCCACAAGAACCATATGTTTTCAGAGTGACAGTGTTGTGGTATCCTGGAACAAACGATGCTGTTCAgtcatcctccttctcccgcAAGTTAGTAGTGGCAAGACTGCAGGAGTGGCTGAATATGAACACCCTTCCCGCTGCAGTAGTTGTTG GGTTCGGCACGTGGATGCTGGCCGATCGCAAGTCCACGGATGAGCTGTGGCCCTTTACAGAGCTGGAGGAAGCTGCTCTTGCCCTGGAGGACACCCTCACTCGCCTCGCTGTCAGGACCTCTCTGCTTTATTGGGTGCAGAGTAG ATACCGCTGGTTCAACACAGGTGGTCATGGACCATCGGCGGACATGAAGGAGGGGAAGTTCAAGTATTGGGACACGTTTATGTATCTCAACCAGTTCCATGACTCCTTGCCTCTGCTAGACACCTGGCTGTGGCGCATaatgaa caCTTTAGATGACCTTGAATCTTGGCCTGTCTCGCAGGAAAACGGGTGCCTGGCTCTGGGATTCCACTCTGCCCTTCAACCTTGCCAACCTGCGGGAATGTCAGCAGCTTAG
- the LOC135114983 gene encoding uncharacterized protein LOC135114983 isoform X2 — translation MYTSQGSRNINKAKPRAPPRHDESSHCRALFTVPKEGSSNQLLGSEESYAHLSHQLPTLLREEKDESASSFSSPSSSFVAYPGTRLHLMRGSVPYIPCQVQEYGVEEVGRCVAVRAAKGASTWITFVGDSNGRQKVHSFLGFLPADLTYSYYLENEQVNLYEFIQAVTYHKKRPQTFDIIGRRHDLHRNHHQSPATFTTATTTTTITHDDLFSVMINSNTNSNTSHILSSVFFSNTFHQHPKKNSADENFNKASKPLLESDLAGVTYDLRVTLVWAPCGTTMGHPTVRAGRKVTKLHDLVLAKVVPDVVIMGFGTWPLLMREYDDEIVPFSEMDVLFRPLIQTVTALAARTRVIFWRQSRYRGFNYDRDAQPSALPWDEDPQGCWANFLYYNQFEDAIPLVDGWLWEILRRTGAWLWDSAVPFNLANLRECQTLRGAGYFNHTVYQSRWWNCFDVHHAAYETNSIEMQMLLNLLCNTHLDTPAHYCCST, via the exons ATGTACACATCACAAGGGAGTCGTAATATTAATAAGGCCAAG CCCCGCGCGCCGCCCCGCCACGATGAGTCCTCTCACTGCCGCGCTCTTTTCACCGTGCCCAAGGAAGGGAGCTCCAATCAACTGTTGGGGTCAG AGGAGTCGTACGCACACCTGAGTCATCAATTGCCGACACTCCTgcgggaagaaaaagatgagtctgcctcttccttctcctctccctcgtcctccttcgTCGCCTACCCTGGGACGCGCCTCCATCTCATGCGTGGCTCCGTGCCCTATATTCCATGTcag GTGCAGGAGTacggggtggaggaggtgggtcGTTGCGTGGCGGTGCGGGCGGCTAAGGGCGCCTCCACATGGATCACCTTCGTCGGGGATTCGAATGGACGGCAGAAAGTTCACTCCTTTCTTGGCTTCCTTCCGGCGGACCTCACCTATTCCTACTACCTAGAGAATGAgcag gtgAATCTGTACGAGTTCATCCAGGCCGTGACGTACCACAAGAAAAGACCACAGACTTTCGACATTATCGGCCGCCGCCACGACCTCCACCGCAACCACCATCAGTCCCCTGCCACatttaccaccgccaccaccactaccaccatcacgcACGACGACTTGTTTTCCGTCATGATCAATAGTAACACGAACAGCAATACGAGTCACATCCTCAGCAGCGTCTTCTTCAGCAACACCTTCCATCAGCATCCTAAGAAGAACTCAGCAGATGAAAACTTTAACAAGGCCTCTAAACCTTTGCTGGAGAGTGATCTTGCTGGCGTGACCTATGACCTCCGGGTGACCTTGGTATGGGCGCCGTGTGGGACCACCATGGGTCACCCCACCGTCAGGGCTGGGAGGAAGGTCACTAAATTGCACGACCTGGTGCTAGCAAAGGTTGTACCGGACGTAGTGATTATGg GGTTCGGAACGTGGCCGCTGCTGATGCGGGAATACGATGACGAGATTGTACCTTTCTCCGAAATGGACGTGCTGTTTCGACCCTTGATTCAGACTGTCACGGCCCTCGCCGCACGCACCCGCGTCATATTCTGGAGGCAGAGCAG GTATCGCGGGTTTAACTACGACAGGGACGCTCAACCCTCCGCCCTGCCGTGGGATGAAGACCCTCAGGGGTGCTGGGCAAATTTCCTTTACTACAATCAGTTTGAGGACGCGATTCCCCTCGTGGATGGGTGGCTCTGGGAGATATTACG GAGGACGGGTGCGTGGCTCTGGGACTCTGCCGTGCCCTTCAACCTGGCAAACTTGAGGGAGTGTCAGACGCTAAGGGGGGCCGGCTATTTTAATCACACAGTCTACCAAA GTCGGTGGTGGAACTGTTTCGACGTGCATCACGCTGCCTACGAGACCAACAGCATAGAGATGCAGATGCTGCTGAACCTGCTGTGTAACACCCACCTCGACACCCCTGCCCACTACTGCTGCTCCACATGA
- the LOC135114983 gene encoding uncharacterized protein LOC135114983 isoform X3, which translates to MFVMKPHSAGLGKGSIGVAVVMVVGVFLVMRSPHAVLPHPIQSFTQPRAPPRHDESSHCRALFTVPKEGSSNQLLGSEESYAHLSHQLPTLLREEKDESASSFSSPSSSFVAYPGTRLHLMRGSVPYIPCQVQEYGVEEVGRCVAVRAAKGASTWITFVGDSNGRQKVHSFLGFLPADLTYSYYLENEQVNLYEFIQAVTYHKKRPQTFDIIGRRHDLHRNHHQSPATFTTATTTTTITHDDLFSVMINSNTNSNTSHILSSVFFSNTFHQHPKKNSADENFNKASKPLLESDLAGVTYDLRVTLVWAPCGTTMGHPTVRAGRKVTKLHDLVLAKVVPDVVIMGFGTWPLLMREYDDEIVPFSEMDVLFRPLIQTVTALAARTRVIFWRQSRYRGFNYDRDAQPSALPWDEDPQGCWANFLYYNQFEDAIPLVDGWLWEILRSVVELFRRASRCLRDQQHRDADAAEPAV; encoded by the exons ATGTTTGTCATGAAGCCACATTCCGCGGGGTTAGGGAAGGGGAGTATAGGAgtggcagtagtgatggtggtgggagtgtTTCTTGTGATGAGGTCCCCGCACGCCGTCCTGCCTCACCCCATCCAATCTTTCACCCAGCCCCGCGCGCCGCCCCGCCACGATGAGTCCTCTCACTGCCGCGCTCTTTTCACCGTGCCCAAGGAAGGGAGCTCCAATCAACTGTTGGGGTCAG AGGAGTCGTACGCACACCTGAGTCATCAATTGCCGACACTCCTgcgggaagaaaaagatgagtctgcctcttccttctcctctccctcgtcctccttcgTCGCCTACCCTGGGACGCGCCTCCATCTCATGCGTGGCTCCGTGCCCTATATTCCATGTcag GTGCAGGAGTacggggtggaggaggtgggtcGTTGCGTGGCGGTGCGGGCGGCTAAGGGCGCCTCCACATGGATCACCTTCGTCGGGGATTCGAATGGACGGCAGAAAGTTCACTCCTTTCTTGGCTTCCTTCCGGCGGACCTCACCTATTCCTACTACCTAGAGAATGAgcag gtgAATCTGTACGAGTTCATCCAGGCCGTGACGTACCACAAGAAAAGACCACAGACTTTCGACATTATCGGCCGCCGCCACGACCTCCACCGCAACCACCATCAGTCCCCTGCCACatttaccaccgccaccaccactaccaccatcacgcACGACGACTTGTTTTCCGTCATGATCAATAGTAACACGAACAGCAATACGAGTCACATCCTCAGCAGCGTCTTCTTCAGCAACACCTTCCATCAGCATCCTAAGAAGAACTCAGCAGATGAAAACTTTAACAAGGCCTCTAAACCTTTGCTGGAGAGTGATCTTGCTGGCGTGACCTATGACCTCCGGGTGACCTTGGTATGGGCGCCGTGTGGGACCACCATGGGTCACCCCACCGTCAGGGCTGGGAGGAAGGTCACTAAATTGCACGACCTGGTGCTAGCAAAGGTTGTACCGGACGTAGTGATTATGg GGTTCGGAACGTGGCCGCTGCTGATGCGGGAATACGATGACGAGATTGTACCTTTCTCCGAAATGGACGTGCTGTTTCGACCCTTGATTCAGACTGTCACGGCCCTCGCCGCACGCACCCGCGTCATATTCTGGAGGCAGAGCAG GTATCGCGGGTTTAACTACGACAGGGACGCTCAACCCTCCGCCCTGCCGTGGGATGAAGACCCTCAGGGGTGCTGGGCAAATTTCCTTTACTACAATCAGTTTGAGGACGCGATTCCCCTCGTGGATGGGTGGCTCTGGGAGATATTACG GTCGGTGGTGGAACTGTTTCGACGTGCATCACGCTGCCTACGAGACCAACAGCATAGAGATGCAGATGCTGCTGAACCTGCTGTGTAA
- the LOC135114983 gene encoding uncharacterized protein LOC135114983 isoform X1: MFVMKPHSAGLGKGSIGVAVVMVVGVFLVMRSPHAVLPHPIQSFTQPRAPPRHDESSHCRALFTVPKEGSSNQLLGSEESYAHLSHQLPTLLREEKDESASSFSSPSSSFVAYPGTRLHLMRGSVPYIPCQVQEYGVEEVGRCVAVRAAKGASTWITFVGDSNGRQKVHSFLGFLPADLTYSYYLENEQVNLYEFIQAVTYHKKRPQTFDIIGRRHDLHRNHHQSPATFTTATTTTTITHDDLFSVMINSNTNSNTSHILSSVFFSNTFHQHPKKNSADENFNKASKPLLESDLAGVTYDLRVTLVWAPCGTTMGHPTVRAGRKVTKLHDLVLAKVVPDVVIMGFGTWPLLMREYDDEIVPFSEMDVLFRPLIQTVTALAARTRVIFWRQSRYRGFNYDRDAQPSALPWDEDPQGCWANFLYYNQFEDAIPLVDGWLWEILRRTGAWLWDSAVPFNLANLRECQTLRGAGYFNHTVYQSRWWNCFDVHHAAYETNSIEMQMLLNLLCNTHLDTPAHYCCST, encoded by the exons ATGTTTGTCATGAAGCCACATTCCGCGGGGTTAGGGAAGGGGAGTATAGGAgtggcagtagtgatggtggtgggagtgtTTCTTGTGATGAGGTCCCCGCACGCCGTCCTGCCTCACCCCATCCAATCTTTCACCCAGCCCCGCGCGCCGCCCCGCCACGATGAGTCCTCTCACTGCCGCGCTCTTTTCACCGTGCCCAAGGAAGGGAGCTCCAATCAACTGTTGGGGTCAG AGGAGTCGTACGCACACCTGAGTCATCAATTGCCGACACTCCTgcgggaagaaaaagatgagtctgcctcttccttctcctctccctcgtcctccttcgTCGCCTACCCTGGGACGCGCCTCCATCTCATGCGTGGCTCCGTGCCCTATATTCCATGTcag GTGCAGGAGTacggggtggaggaggtgggtcGTTGCGTGGCGGTGCGGGCGGCTAAGGGCGCCTCCACATGGATCACCTTCGTCGGGGATTCGAATGGACGGCAGAAAGTTCACTCCTTTCTTGGCTTCCTTCCGGCGGACCTCACCTATTCCTACTACCTAGAGAATGAgcag gtgAATCTGTACGAGTTCATCCAGGCCGTGACGTACCACAAGAAAAGACCACAGACTTTCGACATTATCGGCCGCCGCCACGACCTCCACCGCAACCACCATCAGTCCCCTGCCACatttaccaccgccaccaccactaccaccatcacgcACGACGACTTGTTTTCCGTCATGATCAATAGTAACACGAACAGCAATACGAGTCACATCCTCAGCAGCGTCTTCTTCAGCAACACCTTCCATCAGCATCCTAAGAAGAACTCAGCAGATGAAAACTTTAACAAGGCCTCTAAACCTTTGCTGGAGAGTGATCTTGCTGGCGTGACCTATGACCTCCGGGTGACCTTGGTATGGGCGCCGTGTGGGACCACCATGGGTCACCCCACCGTCAGGGCTGGGAGGAAGGTCACTAAATTGCACGACCTGGTGCTAGCAAAGGTTGTACCGGACGTAGTGATTATGg GGTTCGGAACGTGGCCGCTGCTGATGCGGGAATACGATGACGAGATTGTACCTTTCTCCGAAATGGACGTGCTGTTTCGACCCTTGATTCAGACTGTCACGGCCCTCGCCGCACGCACCCGCGTCATATTCTGGAGGCAGAGCAG GTATCGCGGGTTTAACTACGACAGGGACGCTCAACCCTCCGCCCTGCCGTGGGATGAAGACCCTCAGGGGTGCTGGGCAAATTTCCTTTACTACAATCAGTTTGAGGACGCGATTCCCCTCGTGGATGGGTGGCTCTGGGAGATATTACG GAGGACGGGTGCGTGGCTCTGGGACTCTGCCGTGCCCTTCAACCTGGCAAACTTGAGGGAGTGTCAGACGCTAAGGGGGGCCGGCTATTTTAATCACACAGTCTACCAAA GTCGGTGGTGGAACTGTTTCGACGTGCATCACGCTGCCTACGAGACCAACAGCATAGAGATGCAGATGCTGCTGAACCTGCTGTGTAACACCCACCTCGACACCCCTGCCCACTACTGCTGCTCCACATGA